One Dialister invisus DSM 15470 genomic region harbors:
- a CDS encoding divergent polysaccharide deacetylase family protein has protein sequence MAERKRTLKRTSFTGKRKVVRRRKKSRGHSLLLLLFFLVVISVASCTVAHPFSDEKETMVSVNTAIHHLFGEESSERDGKGKSGGRVEEVKKEPQSIIKEFMNRLKGGENKGNNGDGNNILTKREEKNPSDTRLKASAAKQREPAEKKAGGNSSSVTGRLAVVIDDAGLDLESQRIYEEIGVPLTLAVMPNKMYTSEAAAEWSRYGMPVILHQPMEPVSGSGMEEKTILTSMSDEAIRYMLKESLEQIPQAVGINNHQGSRATTDARVMRVVMNELSHRGLFFFDSRTNTTTAADSAAASYGVPYARNDLFVDNSADEGEIRAMIQEGANRAKARGSYIIIGHCRPHTAAVFRDIVPQLQAQGIEFVYVSSLLRW, from the coding sequence ATGGCAGAGAGAAAAAGAACATTGAAAAGAACATCTTTTACAGGGAAACGAAAAGTTGTCCGCCGAAGAAAGAAGAGTAGAGGGCATTCCCTGTTACTTTTACTGTTTTTCTTAGTTGTCATATCGGTGGCATCTTGCACGGTGGCACATCCTTTTTCTGATGAAAAAGAAACAATGGTTTCGGTGAATACTGCGATCCATCATCTTTTTGGCGAGGAGTCTTCTGAAAGAGATGGAAAAGGGAAAAGCGGCGGCAGAGTGGAAGAGGTGAAGAAAGAGCCACAGTCCATTATCAAAGAGTTCATGAATAGACTTAAAGGCGGGGAAAATAAAGGAAACAACGGCGATGGAAATAACATCCTTACAAAGCGTGAGGAAAAGAACCCTTCTGATACGCGACTAAAGGCATCTGCAGCGAAGCAGAGAGAACCGGCGGAGAAAAAAGCGGGAGGAAACTCCTCGTCGGTGACCGGCCGTTTAGCGGTAGTTATAGATGATGCAGGACTTGATTTGGAATCGCAGCGGATATATGAAGAGATTGGAGTCCCTTTGACGCTTGCCGTTATGCCGAATAAAATGTACACATCAGAAGCGGCAGCGGAATGGTCCCGTTATGGAATGCCTGTTATTCTTCATCAGCCCATGGAGCCGGTTTCAGGTTCGGGCATGGAAGAAAAGACCATATTAACATCCATGAGTGATGAAGCGATACGATATATGCTGAAAGAATCGCTTGAACAAATACCGCAGGCGGTGGGAATCAATAATCATCAAGGCTCAAGAGCCACCACTGATGCCAGGGTCATGCGTGTTGTAATGAATGAACTTTCACACAGAGGGCTGTTCTTTTTTGATAGCCGTACCAATACCACGACTGCGGCTGACAGTGCGGCAGCCTCATATGGCGTTCCCTATGCAAGGAATGATTTATTTGTGGATAATTCTGCCGATGAAGGTGAAATCCGGGCGATGATACAGGAAGGGGCCAATCGGGCGAAAGCCCGCGGCAGCTATATTATCATTGGGCATTGCCGCCCTCATACGGCAGCGGTATTTCGCGATATTGTCCCACAGCTTCAGGCGCAGGGAATCGAATTTGTTTATGTATCGTCTTTGTTAAGGTGGTAA
- a CDS encoding GNAT family N-acetyltransferase, giving the protein MVTHDIKNHKFKIESLKGLSCLEYDLTGHIFTVLHTIVPAALSGKGLAAQLAEAAYSWAVKNRYTVRSDCTYMTAWMKRHER; this is encoded by the coding sequence ATGGTCACACATGATATTAAGAACCACAAATTTAAAATCGAATCACTGAAAGGCCTCTCCTGCCTTGAATATGATTTAACAGGTCATATCTTTACTGTACTCCATACCATCGTTCCGGCCGCATTATCCGGAAAGGGTTTAGCCGCCCAGCTCGCCGAAGCCGCCTATAGCTGGGCTGTCAAAAATCGGTATACAGTTCGTTCTGACTGCACTTACATGACCGCTTGGATGAAGCGGCATGAAAGATAA
- a CDS encoding HD-GYP domain-containing protein yields the protein MYPTSIFQSAELSIDDKNKLNMVINHLLFLMRIKSVSLYEHSQRVSNLAAATAIYMRLTANEITLIRNAGLLHDIGLICVPNHVLTNYPYVSKRDIQVYKRHPDLGANILESCPGMEDLIPLIRFHHERWDGTGYPKHLKKINIPLGARIIALASYYDDVIFSSPNFKHKDRPEVSRAIFSGSGILFDPDVVSAFLNVVFHNLKIG from the coding sequence ATGTACCCCACTTCGATATTCCAGTCTGCTGAACTAAGCATCGACGATAAAAATAAGCTGAATATGGTCATCAATCATCTCTTATTTTTGATGCGCATAAAATCAGTTTCTCTGTATGAGCACTCTCAGCGTGTCTCCAATTTAGCAGCAGCTACTGCCATTTACATGCGCCTTACCGCCAATGAAATCACGCTTATCCGCAATGCCGGCCTGCTTCATGACATCGGTCTCATCTGTGTACCCAACCATGTGCTGACCAATTACCCCTATGTCTCCAAAAGAGACATCCAGGTCTATAAAAGACATCCTGACTTAGGAGCTAACATACTGGAGTCCTGTCCCGGCATGGAGGATCTCATTCCTCTTATTCGTTTCCACCATGAACGTTGGGATGGCACAGGATATCCGAAACATCTGAAAAAGATCAATATTCCTTTGGGGGCCAGAATTATTGCGCTGGCCTCTTACTATGACGATGTTATTTTTTCTTCGCCCAACTTTAAACATAAAGACCGGCCGGAAGTTTCCCGTGCCATCTTCAGCGGATCCGGAATCCTTTTCGATCCCGATGTAGTTTCCGCATTTTTAAATGTAGTCTTCCATAATCTGAAAATAGGATAA
- a CDS encoding SDR family NAD(P)-dependent oxidoreductase — MEKNKVVIISGGTSGIGLATAKILASEGWKTILLGRDMSKGRGAQEEAQGSIFIPCDVTNTRIVKNAIEKAASFGEIRGVVSCAGIYTEGLLDNVTDEEMQKFFEVNIFGTIKLLRAAVPFLRMHGGSIVTVASDAAIQGNVQCSLYSATKGAVTAFTRSLALELAVDNVRANVVCPGDVATPLLEKQLQTYGGSINEMKNWYPLMRIADAEEIGQVIAFLISEKSSYMTGAVIPVDGGLTDW; from the coding sequence ATGGAAAAAAACAAAGTAGTTATTATTTCCGGCGGTACATCGGGAATCGGATTGGCTACGGCAAAAATCCTTGCGTCAGAAGGGTGGAAAACAATTCTGCTCGGTCGAGACATGAGTAAGGGGCGCGGGGCGCAGGAAGAAGCTCAAGGCAGCATCTTTATTCCCTGTGATGTGACAAATACAAGGATAGTGAAAAACGCAATTGAAAAGGCTGCATCCTTTGGAGAAATCAGAGGCGTCGTGTCCTGTGCCGGTATTTATACGGAAGGTCTTTTGGATAATGTAACAGACGAAGAAATGCAGAAATTCTTTGAAGTAAACATTTTCGGTACAATAAAATTACTCCGCGCAGCTGTCCCGTTCTTACGTATGCATGGAGGGAGCATTGTAACGGTGGCTTCCGATGCTGCCATTCAGGGAAATGTACAGTGCAGCTTGTACAGCGCGACGAAAGGGGCGGTTACCGCTTTTACCCGTTCGTTGGCGCTTGAATTGGCAGTGGATAACGTGCGGGCCAATGTGGTTTGTCCCGGAGACGTGGCGACGCCTCTTTTGGAAAAGCAGCTTCAAACTTACGGCGGTTCGATAAATGAAATGAAAAATTGGTATCCTCTTATGCGAATTGCCGATGCAGAAGAAATAGGGCAGGTGATTGCCTTCCTTATTTCCGAAAAGTCTTCTTATATGACAGGTGCGGTTATTCCTGTCGATGGAGGATTGACGGACTGGTAA
- a CDS encoding PLP-dependent aminotransferase family protein: protein MAIRFSEVLGKMKGSDLGPLLALTAQPDIISFAGGLPAPITFPLKELEEVAVKVRQEDGAGAMQYGPSLGFMGLREAIAARMNRMYVPMGMTEISAKNIMIVTGSQQGLDITGRVFLDKDDVVLIESPSYLGAIGAFALEQPKFVEVPTDGEGMIPEELEKLIQTTERVKFIYVIPNYQNPTGICWSLERRRKLMELATKYEIPVFEDNPYGDLRFEGEEIAPLISMDPKHLVMYSGTFSKTLAPGMRLAWMVCNDDILAKMDLVKGSTDLHTPSVTQREVALYMQNYDFERHVEENCRLYAHRRDVMCDAIKKHFPADVKCTYPHGGLFLWVELPDGCDARDLFAEAIKRKVAYVPGDSFFPASGKRNYFRLNFSYNDDEKTVEGIRRLAEALKSYLTVK from the coding sequence ATGGCGATTCGTTTTTCTGAAGTACTTGGCAAGATGAAAGGCTCGGACCTTGGTCCGTTGCTGGCATTGACAGCCCAGCCGGATATTATTTCTTTTGCGGGCGGGCTTCCTGCACCTATAACGTTTCCCCTGAAGGAACTGGAAGAGGTGGCAGTTAAAGTCAGACAGGAAGACGGAGCCGGTGCTATGCAGTATGGTCCGTCTTTAGGATTTATGGGGCTTCGTGAAGCTATTGCCGCCCGCATGAACCGTATGTATGTTCCCATGGGTATGACGGAAATTTCCGCAAAGAATATCATGATTGTTACAGGATCCCAACAGGGATTAGATATTACCGGCCGCGTATTCCTTGATAAGGATGACGTTGTTCTTATTGAGAGCCCTTCTTATCTTGGTGCTATCGGGGCATTTGCATTGGAGCAGCCTAAATTCGTGGAAGTTCCTACTGATGGGGAAGGAATGATTCCAGAAGAATTGGAAAAGCTTATCCAAACGACGGAAAGAGTAAAATTTATTTATGTAATTCCCAATTATCAGAATCCTACGGGTATTTGCTGGTCATTGGAACGCCGCCGGAAATTGATGGAATTGGCAACAAAGTATGAGATTCCTGTATTTGAAGATAATCCTTATGGTGATCTTCGCTTTGAAGGAGAAGAAATTGCGCCTTTAATTTCTATGGATCCAAAGCATTTAGTTATGTATTCCGGTACTTTTTCAAAAACGCTGGCACCGGGAATGCGTTTGGCATGGATGGTCTGCAATGATGATATCCTTGCTAAAATGGATCTGGTTAAAGGATCCACCGACCTTCATACACCTTCCGTTACACAGCGTGAAGTGGCACTCTACATGCAGAATTATGACTTTGAAAGACATGTCGAGGAAAATTGCAGATTATACGCTCATCGACGTGATGTCATGTGTGACGCAATAAAAAAACATTTCCCTGCTGATGTAAAGTGTACCTATCCCCATGGAGGTCTGTTCCTTTGGGTAGAATTACCGGACGGCTGTGATGCGCGGGACCTCTTCGCGGAGGCAATCAAAAGAAAAGTAGCTTATGTGCCGGGAGACAGTTTCTTCCCTGCCTCCGGCAAAAGGAATTATTTCCGGCTGAATTTCTCTTACAATGATGACGAAAAAACTGTCGAAGGCATCAGGCGTCTTGCAGAAGCGTTGAAATCTTATCTGACTGTGAAATAA
- a CDS encoding D-2-hydroxyacid dehydrogenase, protein MKLVILNKISEEKLTEFRNAVPGSVIESYPSPCDALSHVSDADAIAMWGFQNVQPFLEASPHVRWIHSLSDGVEHLLTKDMLKRPIILTNSHGIHDHAVADHTLALLLSLVRCLPIMIRQQDQKIWKRPKTDSLYQKTVAIIGYGSIGKAIAQRIKGFNTKILAVKKHISDDPFTDQVYTADQIKDVLPKADITIAALPSTPETNEFFGKKEFSLMKKTSFFINIARASVVNENALVEALSEHRIAGAALDVFEKEPLPENHPFWSMENVIISPHSASFTPDSWNHVLELLKNNFIAFSKGEKLTNEINKTKGY, encoded by the coding sequence ATGAAACTTGTGATTCTTAATAAAATTTCAGAAGAAAAATTGACAGAATTTCGGAATGCCGTTCCCGGATCCGTTATAGAGTCATACCCATCTCCCTGTGACGCACTCTCTCATGTATCGGATGCCGATGCGATCGCCATGTGGGGATTTCAAAATGTGCAGCCTTTTCTGGAAGCATCACCCCATGTTCGCTGGATTCATTCTCTGTCAGATGGTGTAGAACACCTTCTTACAAAAGATATGTTAAAAAGGCCCATTATACTGACAAACTCTCACGGCATCCATGACCACGCTGTTGCCGATCATACATTAGCGCTTCTCTTGAGTCTGGTACGCTGCCTTCCCATCATGATCCGCCAACAAGATCAAAAAATTTGGAAACGGCCGAAAACGGATTCCCTTTACCAAAAGACTGTTGCCATCATTGGTTATGGCAGCATCGGAAAAGCAATCGCCCAACGGATAAAAGGTTTCAACACAAAAATACTTGCTGTAAAAAAACATATATCTGATGACCCTTTCACCGACCAAGTCTACACGGCAGATCAGATAAAAGACGTTCTCCCGAAGGCAGACATCACCATTGCTGCTTTGCCTTCCACCCCCGAAACAAATGAGTTCTTCGGAAAAAAAGAATTTTCTCTGATGAAAAAAACTTCTTTCTTCATCAATATCGCAAGAGCTTCCGTAGTAAATGAAAACGCGCTGGTGGAAGCGCTTTCGGAACATCGTATTGCCGGCGCTGCGCTAGACGTATTTGAAAAAGAACCGCTGCCGGAAAACCATCCTTTCTGGTCCATGGAAAATGTTATCATCAGTCCGCATTCTGCTTCTTTCACGCCGGACTCATGGAACCATGTGCTTGAATTACTGAAAAATAATTTTATCGCTTTCTCTAAAGGCGAAAAACTTACTAATGAAATAAATAAGACGAAAGGCTACTAA